The DNA sequence CTTATTTTTCTGTTGCATCTTCTAGAGCAGTAAATAAATGCATAATGAAAACTCCACAAAGGCATCCATGTTCTCACCTATATCTTGTGGGCATGCTGGAGAACCAGGTCCAGGTGATATTACAATGTTATCAAATGCATTTTCTTCATACAAGTAATGGCTAAGTTCTTCCCATGTCCAATCATCATTTTGGATCACCACAGGAGGGACTGGcaaaatgaaaaaacaaaacCAACTGTTTAGGGAATTCAACTCCTTGCATAAACTTTTTAAACCTTTCAAGCACAAAGTATTATGCATCGTATTTTAGAATGTTCAGAACagatttttaatatctttgGAATATAGTGTCATTTTGATTCTTAATTACAAGATAATTAATTTCCAAACAAGTGGGAAGCTAATTATTCACTGCTGATATATATTTGAATCTATATAAAACAGCAATTCTAAGGAGAGAATCTAATGATTGACCATTACAGCACTACTATTCTGCAGGTCTTCAACTTTAAATCACATCCACCTTCAAATGAGAAGATAAAAATGACATACCTCCATTAACAACAGATAACTCctgatatatattatatgtgtAACTGTCATAGTTATCAATCAACAATGTTCTCACAAAATCCAGCTTCTGTAAAGGCAAAGGCACTTGTagccttttctttcttttagatGACTCTTCTAAATGACTATGCATCAATTGGCAAGATATAGTCACATTCTTTCTATCACAATTCAATGGCTGCACATCATCTTTCTTAATGAAACAAGCGACCCTCACTGATGGTTTGGACAAAAGAAAGTTCACATTTGCATATTGAATGTCTTCCCTTGTTGGACAAGTGAGCTCTGAAGGCAGCAACCGCAGAGCAAGGTTCATTTCTCGTAGAGAAATTGTCCAAACTCTGAAGAACTAAATTGGATTCAAGCAAGAAGCTGCAGCCTCCACACCACTGCCAACACCACCTTCTGCAGATGAAATATGCATGCAAAATTCTCAGTCTATGATCTAAGCTGTGCTCTATTTTTTATGCCTTCTAAACTCAGAAAATGTCATAAATTAAGTGCTAAGCTCATGTCACCGTACACCAATCAGTTTACCAAGAAATTATATGCAAAAACCAGCTTTTATTACATCATATCAACTAATAGAACATGTGAGCATGTAAACAAAGTGAACATAAGCACAAACAAATTCAAGTTTGAATGGGGTTAAAAAGGTGATTTTGGAAACAGCCCAGAATGCATCTCAACATGaaaaatgaagaacaatgaaATAGAGACACATATGTAGGTGTTGATAACTAACACATACACATCGTTTTTCCGCTGCTTTTTTGGATTGTAATAGAAGTTGCAGATTCAAGAGATCACAAAAGGATGCAAATATCAATAACCCAGATCACGTAGGAGAAAAAAGATGAAAGAAACAGagcaagaagaagatgaaagtaACAAATTGGAATTAGAAACAATAAGCATACAGAGAGATGAACGAAGGGGAACTGTGGGTgccaacaaaaaaaaaggaggagaaggtGATAAATACCGAagtttatggaagaagcatggCTGAAAGAGATGGTGGCGAATGGTGAGGAAGGCGGTGAGGATTCGGAGCGGGTGGTGCAGATAGATGCCGAACAAATAAATCAGCTCACTTTATTTAGTTTATTACTTTATATATATTGCGACAATgcactcaaaaaaaaaaaattttttttttcaccatAGCATTCCTAGTTTCTTACATGGAAAAACAACCATTTTCACGCAAGAATTTTGCGCCGACAAAAGTatcaataaaaaagaaaattgatgTTATACCTATTTTTGTATGACAAaaacatttaaattttaaaattttattaattttttaaaaaaattttaaattactgcaaatcttttttttttaatctcaaTTCTAccgttatttttattttcaaattttaaatttttatattttcccATTACCATCACATTTTAATAGAATATAAATCCATAGAGAcattacaaaattataataaaatgtTGAACAGATACAAAAGCTCTATACAAAATTcatataaatttcaaaaaagaatttaataaaaaatattaaaaatataattattcatataatattttttattagattaaattaaaaaaaagtaatattttcatattaaattagattaataatttcataagtgtatatatataaatgaaaAAGTTTAAGGgactagtatttttattaaaatttggcgAGTACATAAAatttcacaccattaaaaatactattagTGACTAATAATGActacaactcacaaaatttgCTAATCTCCTAATACTCCtctatatatgtataaaatacGAATGCTAATGTCCtttgaaaaatataagaaacGCAATGTTTTTTACAAATTACGAAGAATAAATCCTATTAACTTCGATTGAAATAGAATGAGAACAGACAAAAATTGGATAGTATTGCattatgaataaaatatatttcatCTTTCTGTTCATatggtttaatttaatttagtttataTCATATTAGGTTCGTCTTCTCAATTTTTGATTTAACTATTTATTGTGAAAAATCACTAATCTTAATAATGAGTTGTTATCCGAAGCATGTATGTAATGTGCTGTGTCATGGAGGTATAGTGGTGTTAGACTAAGATGTGGGGGTAGTCTTTTTAAATTTGTGTTTTAACAAGTCGGATCATGCGAGttgttttagaaaaaaattattatggtcaaatcggatggtccgatttgtaagaaaaaaattttgaattttggaaaaagcaaatcggaccgtccgtattatataaaaaattttttttaataaaacgAAAATCGGAACGTCCAATTTTTCTGGGAACACTCGCACCATCTGATTTGTAGCTCCCTTACATCACATATCTATAAAACATGCTGCTTTTGCATGTTGTTGTCCTACACCATTATCTTCtccataataaaattaaaaaacgtaataataatattatcttAATATGTGAAAATATATGCTCAttgtttttagaaaaaaaattgataaaaatttaTCTCATATTCTTATGTCCAAGTAGTTATTATATTGAGGATAAAAAAGgttaatcatttttattttataataattttatttagttgaGTTTGATTGTTTATTTCTATTCATTTTTTACTTGCTCTATTTTTTAGCATTTCAGTTTTTAATATTaaagctttttttttcttaaaaagggaaaaaatttaaaaaagaacaatgagtttgataaataAGAGTTTTAGAACAAACGcgtgaaaattaaaaaataacgaAAATGATAGGAtaatttagtataatttttatgatttgaaaaaaaaaatcaaatttattattgTAATACAAATTGTGTTATACCTTGAGTTTAGATTTCTTAGTATCTATGTTGATTCATAAATTTTTCTTTGAATGGgactttaatattaaattattttattcacaactttattatataattatactataatgtatttattataattaacttatattttttattttattttatatacttttgcaatttttaaaaaaataaaatcacattcttattcttattttttaatttaatataaaaggtctatattattatgttaagttttaataatattttaatattaaatatttttcattaaacCTATCAGACGCACTTCACTATTGAGAAGTTAaaacaaacaagtaaaaaaTTAAGGGAGAAGAAGAAACGTGGAATGTTGTGGAGAGAGAGTGGTGTTTATTTTCAGTAACCACTTTCATCTTCCCTTAACAATTTAGGATTTTGTTGAATGCATTCCCAAATCATAATAACCAACTACAATGGGCGAGGTCAGTTCAACACTCATTCTCTCTTTAATCTCTCTGTCTCTCTACCCCTTTAGTGTCACACTAATCTTGATCACTATAATCATGAAGTAGAAGAACAAGGATGCTTCCAATGataacaagaagaagaaggagaaggaagaaACCACTCCCGCTACCACACTCATCTTCAACATCGACATGCACTGCGACGGTTGCACTAACAAAATAACTCGATGCCTTCGCCGCTTTCAAGGTTCTTCGAATACTTCCTTCTCTGCGTTTTCAGTAACGATAACAATCTTgtgtaatattttatttatttttgaatttgtatttGTTGACTAAACTCATGAATAAAGCATTGAAATTGAACGTTGTTGTTAACGGGGTGGAGAGTGTGAAGGAAGAAACCGGCGTTGGCAAGTTCTTAGTTGACGCTTCCAAATTGAGAGACAAACTCACCAACAAGAATAAGAAAAACGTCGATCTCAGCTCTTCTGCCACCAACTCCAACACCAACAAAGACAGCAACAAGAAACCCAAGGAAAAAGAGGTCATTTTTTCATTcattgatttattattattattattattattattattattattagatatgtcttaaaattagttagtaatatgaacatattgaaatataaatacacattaaaaatgaattaaacaAATCATAAATTTATATACCAATACAttagtagttaattttagtatacaaataatatttttatattattattattattaaaatatattagatatatactaaaatcatccatcaaaattagttatatgtagaaaatatacattgaaatacaaattaaattacatattttggtagttaattttaatgtatatttacttattattattattattattataaggCAATTGTTCACAGTAGAAATAGGAAGGTAGATTATCCCCCTCTTATAATAGGTCTACATATAGTCATATACACatgtttataaaataaaataaatttattttcatattttatttgaatttagagtgtcatatttaaattaaattctagATAATATCATTTCTATTATCATAGGAGTATAAAACTTGGAAAATAATTGCACATTCTTATATTACATCCAATATGTGTTCCATaagttccttttttttttttttttctaaactttaaaTATAGTTAAAATTGGGTAAAAGAGTGCTTATTTCATGTCTCAAAACTCAATGTAGAGAATTGACCTATTATGTAATCATGTATGAGAGAGGATAATTTACCCTTTAATTTATTAAGGGTGCTTGAGCCTTTGTTGTATTATTATAGCcggaattttgtttattttggcAAATGTAAGTGGATTTAGTTTCAATTTTGAACGAAATGAATTATGTAAACGTAGATGGTTAGAATTTGTTAGTTTTGAGAATTGTAGTCATGTTGATGGTGCTTTTGCTCATGTACTAACATAACTCACATTCTATTTGgatttatttttgttagtgactaattatcattaaaaaaaaatggaataGGCTCCAGTGACAACAGTGGTGTTGAAGGTGGCATTACATTGCCAAGGCTGCATTGAGAGGATTCAGAACACCATCTTCAAGATCAAAGGTGTTAATGACGTGGCTATAGACAAGGAGAAGGAAACTGTGACGGTGAAGGGAACAATGGACGCCAAAGCTCTGGTGGGGAGCTTGACCAACAGACTCAAGAGGAAGGTCGAAGTTGTCCCTCCTAAGAAGGACAATAAGGATGCTGACAAAGCTAAAGctaaagagaaagagaaagacaaagacaaaggcaaagaaaaagaaggaattGTAGCTGGtggaaagaacaagaaaaagagtggtggtgatggtgatggGGAGGGAAAATTGAAGCAGAACAAAATGGAGTCCCCAACATTGATGCCATATAATGGTGGTTATGGCTATGACTACAACTATGGGTCATTTTACA is a window from the Arachis stenosperma cultivar V10309 chromosome 3, arast.V10309.gnm1.PFL2, whole genome shotgun sequence genome containing:
- the LOC130965703 gene encoding heavy metal-associated isoprenylated plant protein 3-like; its protein translation is MGEKNKDASNDNKKKKEKEETTPATTLIFNIDMHCDGCTNKITRCLRRFQALKLNVVVNGVESVKEETGVGKFLVDASKLRDKLTNKNKKNVDLSSSATNSNTNKDSNKKPKEKEAPVTTVVLKVALHCQGCIERIQNTIFKIKGVNDVAIDKEKETVTVKGTMDAKALVGSLTNRLKRKVEVVPPKKDNKDADKAKAKEKEKDKDKGKEKEGIVAGGKNKKKSGGDGDGEGKLKQNKMESPTLMPYNGGYGYDYNYGSFYMGQVHAPQIFSEENPNACSIIILMKKRHVQ